In Bradyrhizobium erythrophlei, a single genomic region encodes these proteins:
- a CDS encoding dihydroorotate dehydrogenase has translation MAGILDVTIGSLRLKNPLIAGAAEHLIEEAGVRRALSAGAAVVVMKSTNEVQAAKTQLDAAEYAVFDETWQRREWNASAPASAFIACRSGLYPGSFDQWLESVSRLDREAAKSDAYVAASLILGDLDHAIDMARQVQGAGLRLLELNIGTPYASQAAKGAVATELMPGRVMTIVRSIRTAVSMPLWVKITGQSEQVPELARAAFTAGADSVVMAGRLLGLIPDLDTMRPVLDTTLGVGGYWNLPLTCHWLSLSRAAVGRDKPLIATNGIQNGLDIARVMLAGASAAEISSPVMLRGFELIERSLAELKDYLNAKEITAKDLIGRAADARKTFAEMPQLEGNWRNYVPRDALTKD, from the coding sequence ATGGCGGGCATATTGGATGTCACTATAGGTTCGCTGCGTTTGAAGAACCCGCTCATTGCGGGCGCGGCCGAACATCTGATCGAGGAAGCCGGCGTGCGGCGCGCTTTAAGCGCAGGCGCGGCCGTGGTCGTGATGAAATCGACCAACGAGGTTCAGGCCGCAAAAACTCAGTTGGATGCGGCCGAATACGCCGTGTTCGACGAAACATGGCAACGGCGGGAGTGGAATGCGTCGGCGCCCGCGTCGGCCTTCATCGCCTGCCGCTCGGGGCTCTATCCCGGTTCCTTCGATCAATGGCTGGAGAGCGTATCGCGGCTCGATCGTGAAGCCGCCAAAAGCGATGCCTATGTCGCCGCGAGCTTGATCCTCGGCGATCTCGATCACGCTATCGACATGGCGCGCCAGGTGCAAGGAGCTGGGTTGCGCCTGCTCGAACTCAACATCGGCACGCCCTATGCCTCGCAGGCCGCCAAGGGCGCGGTGGCGACTGAGCTGATGCCTGGGCGCGTGATGACGATCGTGCGCTCGATCCGGACTGCGGTGTCGATGCCGCTCTGGGTCAAGATCACAGGCCAGAGTGAACAGGTTCCGGAGCTGGCGCGCGCCGCGTTCACGGCAGGCGCCGACAGCGTCGTCATGGCTGGCCGTCTGCTCGGCCTGATCCCCGATCTCGACACCATGCGGCCCGTGCTTGATACGACGCTCGGCGTCGGCGGGTACTGGAATCTGCCGCTGACCTGCCACTGGCTGTCGTTGTCGCGCGCGGCGGTCGGGCGCGACAAGCCGCTGATTGCCACGAATGGAATCCAGAACGGTCTCGACATTGCGCGCGTGATGCTGGCCGGCGCCAGCGCCGCCGAAATCTCCTCGCCCGTGATGCTGCGCGGCTTCGAGCTGATCGAGCGCTCGCTTGCCGAGCTGAAGGATTATCTGAACGCCAAAGAAATCACCGCGAAGGACCTGATCGGCCGCGCCGCCGACGCGCGCAAGACCTTTGCCGAGATGCCACAGCTCGAAGGCAACTGGCGCAACTACGTGCCGCGGGATGCGCTGACCAAAGACTGA